A region of the Pseudoprevotella muciniphila genome:
TCGCGGTCGCAAACGGCTGCCGGGTCGCCGTAGCCCCAAGATGATGTGCCATCAAACCAGTTGATGTCTTCGTTCCAGGTTTTGCCATTGTCATTACTGATACGTCCAACCACGTCCAAGTGCCCCGAACCAATGTCGCCACCAGAATAACGACGATCGTTGAATGCCAAAAGGTCGCCATTGGGAGCGCATGCAATTGAAGGAATACGATATGGTACACCGATGGGGTCGCGCTCAATGCCGTTGAAGTAAAGGTATCTCACACCCGGATTAGTGTTTTCGTATGTTGCAACAATATCCACAGAACCAGTCTTGGCTACTTTAACAGTGTTAGTGGTTGCGCCTCCGTTTACACTAAATCCTTTGAACTCAAAACCTGTACCTACAGCAGTACTCGAAAGCGTGAGATTGCCGCCTTCAGACACATAGAGTTTCTTTGTCCATGCTCCTGTGTTGAAGTTCTTGTCAGTTACCCTGATGGTTCCTTCGCTACATGCGATGTTGCCTACGTATGGGCAAACTCTTGAAATGGAGTCAAGGCCGGCAATGGTGAATGATATTTCAATAGAGGCATCTGAAATCTTCCAGAAACTACCTGTATTTGTACTTCCTGATGTGAAGTATCTGAGATCGCGCATACCAGCGCCTCCATACATGTTTACACCGTAATTGCCAGTTTCTTCTCTGTCTCGGAATATGTAGCCTAAGGATTCTGCATAGGTGTCAACCACTTTCCATGGGCGGGCATTCTGTGTTGGTACTAAAGAAACGTATGTTCCATTGGAAACAGGAACAGTGTTTGTGGTCAGAGCATAACTTTCTCCAAGCATACGGTTGTATATCATACAACTGTCCTCTGTACCCACAATGCACCAAAGTTGCGCCTCGCTGCCCGCGTCGTTGGTGTTAGTCATTGGAATGTATGAACTTTCAAGTACAGCATCCCAAGAATAGTTGCTGTTTTCGGCAGAAGTTATACGTACCCATTTCTCACCGTATGTGGAACTGAACATGGAACTCTTGTCGGAACTGTCGTAAGCAAGAGTGGCTTGATAAACCGGGGCCTGTGTGTCATAAACCGTTCCGCCTGCATTCAGTTGGGGACCATAGGTCGTGTTGGTAAGTACGCGAATACGCTGTCCCACAGAAGTATAATTACCCCCGTCAGGTATGTTACTACTTACAAAATAGAGATAATACGTGCTACTACCTGTAAGTTCTACGGGTGTGCTGAATGTATAAGTTTCCATCGAACCGGATGAACTCGATGGTGTAATAGCATTGTTGGAAACTGCAACCACATCGCTTGCTGCAAGACTTCCGCTTGTTGTGGTGTTAGTCTTAGCAATGGCAAGATAACTTGTGGATGATTTGTAACCACTTGCCTCCTTCAGAGAGAAAGAAGACATGGTGTATTTTGTGGCTATACCCGGAGTTTCAACACCTATCCAATAAACACCTCCGGAAACATTGTTGTCTGTTACCGAGTTAGTCCAATTTACTGTTGAACCAGCAGCATCTTTATCAAGCACTTCAACATCGATGTCGAGAATGGCACCACCATTTTTTACAATGTCATTTCCGGACACTGTAGAGCCTCCCGGATCGATGCTGCACCAGTCCACTTTGAAACGCATCTTATATGTGCCGGGTGCAAGACTTGCAGGTACTACGAACGTGGGGAGGCTGATGTTGTTACCATTGGCCAACGTCTCGCCTGCGCTGTTCTTGCGCACACCTCCAATTACATAGTAAGAATAGGAAACAAGTTCATTGTCTTCATTAAGTGTGCCATCAGTATTGGGCTCCTGAACATCAAAGTTCTTGTTGCCATCGTAGTCAATATAAACGTAGGCGTTCATCCATTGTCCAGAAAATGATACCGATGGTGTAACTACTTGCCCTGCACGAACGGTAAGTTTTTCATCCGTCACGTTGTTGTAGAGTTTCGTGTTGTCTGGAACATCAACAGAGATTCCATCAACCGAAACACTATTAAGCGACCTACCTACATATGTAACGTCTGTAGATTTGTCATAGTTGATTGGATAATCATCTGCAAACGCTGTAACAGCCGTCGTGGTAGTCAGTAAGGCTGCCAGCAAAAGGACTTTGTTTGTCATTTTTGTTTTATTTATTGTTTATTGTTACTCCGTGGTTATAATAATTTTTCAGTTACTCCGTGGTTATAAAAATTTTTCATCACAAAATACGTAAGTATTTGTAGTGCCTATCTTTTCAGTTTGCAAAAATACATTAAAAATTTGAGTTTCAAAACGTTTTAATACATAATTGAGAATTACAAAAGTTAAAAAAACTTTCTTGACTAAAAGACTATTTTTATGCCAATAGAAACCATTTTGGCACTCAATTTGCCATTGTAATTTTAGAAACTAAAAAATAAAGCTATGAATTTCAACAATTTTACAATCAAAGCACAAGAAGCCGTTCAGTCAGCAATTAACGTTGCTGAAAAGAACGGTCAGCAATCCATAGGAGTGTTACA
Encoded here:
- a CDS encoding sialidase family protein; translated protein: MTNKVLLLAALLTTTTAVTAFADDYPINYDKSTDVTYVGRSLNSVSVDGISVDVPDNTKLYNNVTDEKLTVRAGQVVTPSVSFSGQWMNAYVYIDYDGNKNFDVQEPNTDGTLNEDNELVSYSYYVIGGVRKNSAGETLANGNNISLPTFVVPASLAPGTYKMRFKVDWCSIDPGGSTVSGNDIVKNGGAILDIDVEVLDKDAAGSTVNWTNSVTDNNVSGGVYWIGVETPGIATKYTMSSFSLKEASGYKSSTSYLAIAKTNTTTSGSLAASDVVAVSNNAITPSSSSGSMETYTFSTPVELTGSSTYYLYFVSSNIPDGGNYTSVGQRIRVLTNTTYGPQLNAGGTVYDTQAPVYQATLAYDSSDKSSMFSSTYGEKWVRITSAENSNYSWDAVLESSYIPMTNTNDAGSEAQLWCIVGTEDSCMIYNRMLGESYALTTNTVPVSNGTYVSLVPTQNARPWKVVDTYAESLGYIFRDREETGNYGVNMYGGAGMRDLRYFTSGSTNTGSFWKISDASIEISFTIAGLDSISRVCPYVGNIACSEGTIRVTDKNFNTGAWTKKLYVSEGGNLTLSSTAVGTGFEFKGFSVNGGATTNTVKVAKTGSVDIVATYENTNPGVRYLYFNGIERDPIGVPYRIPSIACAPNGDLLAFNDRRYSGGDIGSGHLDVVGRISNDNGKTWNEDINWFDGTSSWGYGDPAAVCDRDSNICLLVSCSGNTMFPNGTLSRHQGMAHCILVPDGTGNWVRSEEIGDMAEDIYIGTFASNVKSMFIGSGRIAQSRIIKKDKFYRLYCSVLAIKESNSAWGNYVIYSDDFGKTWSVLGGYNSFHATGNEPKCEELPDGSVLISARNSYGRNINIFYYTNQKNATGSWSSEVKTNSYSSEGGIAYGSNSCNGEILMVKAVKVSNNDTITLALQSVPTGNNREKTAIFYKELKSRASHWATPAIFAKNWAKYEVCDHSAAYSTMIEQKDGVIGFYQEESLWGGNYDMVYVPLTIETITNGLYKTIGKSEDVTGINSTTTVAPTGRNVIYDLQGRRVNNPEKGIYIINGKKVML